The Molothrus aeneus isolate 106 chromosome 11, BPBGC_Maene_1.0, whole genome shotgun sequence genome segment CCAAACCAAATCTGGGCACTGCACATAATCATCCCCACTGAGCCTCCAGGCTTCTGGTGCCCATCCTTGAGAGAGGGTAGGGGTAACAGGATCCCCACAGGAACCCACAGCCTTCCTCCCACCCCTCAATGCCCCTCCGCCAATGGGTGCCCACTGGTACCTTTGAGGTTGGCGCTTCCTTTGACCGTGACTCAAAGAGATGCTCCAGTTTCGCAGTATTGACCTCGACATTCTGCAGGGATGCCCAAAGTGTCCCCTGGCCAAACCTGCCAGTCCCCACAGTGCCATCCAGCTGCTTCAGCTCTTTCCAGAAGAGCTTCACTGTcctcttcttcttggcctcagAGGGGCCATCTGTTGTTGAGGGACCTGGCAGCCCTGGTGGGGGTGGGCAGCCGGGGACtgcaggaggtggaggtggtggtggtgggcaaccagggatggcaggaggtggtggtggtggtggtgggcaaccagggagggcaggaggtggaggtggtgggcaaccagggaggggaggaggtggagggggAGCCATGAATGTTCCAGCACTCATTGCTTCAATGCCAGGATGGAGGAAAGACCCGTTGGTCATTTGCCCCGTGTCCAGGATGTCAAAATCTTCTTCTTCCCCTAAGTCAGTGAAGTCCATGTCCTTGATCTTCAGCTGCACAGGGATGGTCTCCAGGCGCTCCCATGTCAGCTCCGTTTCCTTTTTGATGGGCATCATCCCAGTGCTCTCCAGCTTCTGTGTGTGGGTCTCATCATCTATGCTGGACATGGCACGTACCAGCTTGGCATGGGCGCTGGCTACTGGCCCATCTGGAGCCCTGCCACGGGGCCGGGCactctcctgctcctggctgctgcttcccttggTGTCCATCTCCACCTCACCCTGGATCTGGGGGGATAAAGGTATTTCATGGAACACCTTCTCCCTCCCCGACTCCGAGGAGCCCTTGGCATAGAGCATGTCCAGCATAAACTTGGTGTCAGaggagatggtgctgcaggAGTCAGTGATGTCAGATCGAGCCAAACAAGAccctgcagggagagagggagaagctgGAATAATCTGCTTGGAGGGGGCAGGTGGTGCTGACTCAGTGTAGAGCTGgagtcctgctctgcagtgaggtGTGCTCAGATGCCAGCATTTTGAGCAAGGAGGTACGAccagctcctccaaggctctgtGTGTCACAGATACAGGCATGGGATGGGGACTGAGGGGCCACTAATCCCCACCCAGGGACCCAGATGAGCTGGGAACACACCCTGGCAGCACCTACTTATGCTGGGTGGCTCCATCCCGGGATCACAGGTGCCATGGTCTCTTTCCCATGCAAGAGCAGTAGGATGCTCCAGTGTAGTATCGCTAAGGACGTCGAGCCGTCCCTTGGCCATGGAAGAGATCTTCTCCttctgggctgcagccaggttCTCCAAAAAGCGAGCTCTGCAAGATGGGGTGGATGTTGGCCAAAAAcaaagcagggatggggacaatAGGGACAACTAGCGAACCACACCATGCCACACTGAAGAGGCAGTCCCACAGCACAGAAACCCCCTGCACTGGTCACAGCTCATCGGGGACGCCAAGGATTCAACCTcctctgagccctgcagagagaggtGATGGCCCCACAGCTGTGCCAACAGGGTGCTGCAGTCACCAGTTGGTCCCAACAGACCTGGTGCTCAGTGCAACCCTCGTCCAAAAGCTGCAAAGGAAGGCACCAAGGCAGAGACTTGAGGGCATGATCCTGCTCCTCATGCCCTGGGTGGCCAGAGCCCAGATACCTCCAGCCGGGTACCACTCCAAGGAAGCGCATGCCTGGAGACACACGCATGCCTCTACTTACTCAAACTTCTTCAAAATAGGCTTGTCCCCATGCGAGGAGGGGGCATCCTCCCGCCTGAGGGAAAACAGGGGTTAGCTCCCTCTGCTGGCAGTCCCCCGGGGCTCGTGCATCCTGCACACACCCACCTGGCAGCCCTCCAGCATGGAACCCTTGCCCCATGGCCCCAGGGTTCAcagggagccaggagagccctgcCAAGTCCCCTCCGGCCCAGGCACCACGTGGCATCAGGTGCTGGAGAGATGGGACATTGTCCATCACCTGGagagggctgtgccacccccagcaAGGACACCTCACCCCAAAGCAGGGATCAGAGCGTGCCACATCCTGTGGGGTGGTGGGGGAGTGGGTTGGGGTCCCACAGGTAGGACTTGAAGGGGAGAGGCAAGGGATGGGGGCAGCAAGGTGAGTGCAAGTGACTGCTCCCCCACAGGATAGGGCAAGGGAGAATTAATAGGACATCAagctgaaagagagtaggtttaaactgggtattaggaagaaattccttcctATGAGgctggtgagacactggcatAGGtagcccagagaagctgtggatgccccatccctgtaagaccaggctggatgctTTGAGCAATCTAGTGGAAgcattggaactagatgatttttaaggtccctttcaacccaaattaTTCCAGGAtgctatgattctatgatcatGCTGGGAGGGAGCATGCACGTGCAAAGCCAGGCACTTACCAGACAGGGGCAGTTTGGTGCAGCCTGcaaaaggaaagacagaaagagtgggcagaggagagggcaAGCATGGGCAGAGAGGAGaatgaggagctggagcagagctgtgcatgcCCGAAGGATGCCTTGGAGCCCCTGGCTGGACCCTTTGATACTTGCTGCCCCCTCATACATCTCTCCAGCTCCAGTACCCTCCCAGACTGTTTCCCCAAGGGGAAAGGCAGAGTGTGCCCTGGGATGGACACACCTCACGCTCCTGGGagcccaccctgctgccctgggggaccTCCatgcccccagccccccctgGCTCCTTACTTGTAGACGCTGCGCTCTCCTGGGCCCGGGGGCTGCTCCTTCTCAGCCGGGGAGGAGGCCAGGGCCAGCCGCACGCTGGACGTGCTGTTGTAGATGCTGGCGGGACAGGGTCTGGAAGAAGTTGACAGGGACTGAGAGCAGGTCCCAGTCCCACAGGACTGCTCTCCACCCTCACACCAGCAACGGATCCAAGTGCTGCTTATGCGGCATCTCGGTGTCTTCAccatcccaggagcatccccacCACAGAACACCTCCAGCTGTACTTACTGTGCTGGGCTGCTTGGTGCAGGGATAGGCAGGGTGTCCTCAGCTGGGGGCTCCTTTGGAGTGTCAGGAGACCCCAGCAGTGGCTGGGCATCGGCACTGGGATCCTGGGAGCCACCCTGGGATCGCCACCCACGCCGGCCCTCATCTGTCCTCCTCCGCTCTTTGCGTCCCCCTGAGGGTGGCTCTTCCACATCATCCTCCAGCTTGAGAGCACTCTGTGGAGGGACCAGGGGcatggcactgggcacagcagcatccctgccacCCCATGCACTCACCCTCCCTGCTGGAGGCAGGTGGTACATGGCCAGATCCTTTTGGAGCCCCACTCACCTCGTAGATTGTGAACTGCTGCTTCAAGTCAAGGTCGGTGCCCTTGCTGCCCAGGTACTGCTGCACCACCTGCTCcatgccctgctgctccaggcagtcAGTCACATCATAGAAGGTGTCCTGGTCTGGGAGGGCTGCCAGCGTCTGGGCAGAATCAgagggatgctgctggcactggggtgaCCCACACTGAGCCACAGCAGTGTGGCACCACGGGGACACCCCCACAGACCTTGTTGATCAGTGTCATGGTGAACACCAGCAGCTCCGTGTCAGCCCCGTTGCGCTGCTCCAGGATGGCCATTAAGTTGGACCATGGACAGGCacctgggaaaagagggatgaACAGGTGACatgcaggctgggaggggacactgtcCCCCAGCAGGGACCTCgcaggaggctggagctgcGCTCACCTCTCGCCTGGTCCACGGCATTGACGGCGCGGATGAGCAGCAAGGCGTTGGGCTCTGTGTACTCCACAAacaccaggagcagcttcaGTGCCATCTTCACCACCAGGCGAAACTGGGACAAGGGAtggcagctgggacagcagcagtgacaggggcCTGCCAGCGTGCTGCTGGGGCACTGTGGGGTGGCTGTGCCCATGCCCCAGGACTGGGAGCTTTGCCGTGGGGCCAGGGACCTGCAGCTGTGAGGCTGATGGCTGAGAGGCACTGGGAAGGGACCTAGAGCAGGAGTGTCTTACTCaagctctgtgcctgggaatgTGGTCACATCAGGATAGGGAGGTCTGCAGATCCTGGGTGACTCCCAaaaggctgggagcaggaccCAACACAAGCAAAGATACCAGAGTACCAAGCCCAGAAGCAGAGAGTGAAGCACATCCTTTGAGGGATGGTTCAAGGGGACAGCCGCAAGCAGGGAAGGGGATGCAGTGGAGGGCACAAACAGCCCCCCAAGAGCAACAGGCACTCACTGGGCTTCCTGAGAGTGTGTACAGCCACTGGACAGTCTCATTGTGGTTGATGACACCCTGCATTCCATCCACGAAGAGCATGATCTGGCTCAAGGCTGCAAGGCAGACAGTGGGCAGGCtgatgctgcagcaggcaggggttgggaattcccatccctgcacagcatcaCTGCAGCAAGGGCAATGTCTGGCTGCTGGGAAGGCAGAGTAGCCCTGGCAGACTTTGTGGCTTGCTCACCCTGAATGCCAGCCTTCCTCCCTGGGGACAAGCAtagaatcctggaatgctttgggttggaagggaccttaaagacccattccaactcccctgccacaggcagggacaccttccattaaaCCAGGTTGCATAAAagacccatccaacctggccttgaacacttccagggatagggcacccacagcttctttAGGGAACCTGCTCCAGAGGTGCCCTGTGCCCAAATACCAACCCCGGAGGATGTAATTTTGGTAGTTCTGGTCAGCCTCTGTCCCCACTTTGATCAGGCACGTCAACCCCTCCAGGTTCACAAACTCTGGCACCAGGTCCTTGTCCTCCTGAGGGAAGAAGGCCAAGTGTTACTGCAGTGTGGCAGCCAGCCCTGAGGGAGCCCCTGTCCCCCACCACACCAGCATCACCTCACCTGGAAGAGCTGCTTCAGGGAGAAGAGGGACCTGCGCAGCTCGGGCCCCCGTGAGTtgtacagcttctctgggaggAAAGGAGAGATGTGGTGTGAGTGGCTCACTGCTGAACTGGGGCTTCCTGGGAAAGCCCCTCATCCTGACTTATCCTGATCCTGATCTCTGTGCCATCACCCCAGCACTGTCCAGGCTGTGGGACAcactggctgggagcagctgctctaaCACAACTACATATTTCAGCCCTCTCACTttcctatttccttttttttgcccTCTTTTTCTGACCAGCAATGACACAAATATCCCCTCTGGTTTCCTTTGCAGAACCTAAACAGGAACAGAGGCAAGAGGTTGAGCTACTTTTAGCCatccctccctgggcacagccatgTCATGGTTCCAAAGTTCCCAGCAGCCTCGGAGCTTGGGAAAAATCCACAGGATAGGAAGGCCAGTAGTGTGACACAGGTTGCTCGGGGACAGGACTGTCACTGGGGTGGAGACTATGTGCTTTTGGGGGtgtgcctgcaggcaggagccagcgtggagcagccagggcattGGGAAGCTGGAAGGCCCCATGAAGACACCAAGGCCATTGGGAACCAGCACTTCCCACATGCAAAAACTGAGTTAGCCACATATCCCAACTTATTTGGGTCAGGCTTAAAGCTGCAACAAGCTAAAAACAAGATGTCCAAGTAGTCCTCCAGATATGCCCTGTAAAACACAGTGTCCTGGCAGCCTCCTCCACTTGCTTATCAGCTTgtcagagctgggagggaaggcagagctgctgggaggaaaagcagaagagctCAGCGCTCAGACAGAGCCTGGGAACTGCTGGCAAAGAGCACGACCATGACCCTGACCCTGGGCTTCCTGCCCCTTCCTGCATGgttcagctgcagccctgcacagtcAGCTGATGCCCATCTGGCATCACTCTTCTCAGTGCTTGTTTTCCCCCtgccaaagacaaaaaaaaggctTGAGACTCCTGAAAATTTTGCAGGACCTCAGAGCAGGCTTTCTGAACCATGGCAGCACTTTCTGCTGCGCAAGAGCCCTTTGTTTATGTCTTCACAGCTATATTTAGAGCTTGCCTGAGTGACCCAGAATAACTGCAGTGGGTGGTGGGCTCCCAGCCCAAGAGGCAAAAGTCCTGATCTCTGAGGATGGAGGGGATTAACCCAGCGGGTACCCCACAAGGACCACATCCCCTGATCTCTGGGAGGGGTTATGGGGTGGAAGCAGCCCTCTCCATCACAAAAACCCTGGCCAAAACTCACTGCAGAGGCCAAACCTCCCCCATccagggcagtggagctgctggaccaggctggaggagggagcagccctgacTCACCGATGATGGCGTGGACTCGGACGGAGAGCTGTGTGCGCAGGATCAGGGTTGGCCGTCTCCCCTTCCTGAGGTGAGGGAAAATGTGCTGTGAGTGCCTGCAGTGGGACCACCCCAACCCCTGGCTCTTTGCCCATGGTGTACACACACATGtggggtccctgtgtccccacagggctCAGGTACCCCATGTGCCCTACCTGACCTCCTCGTAGAAACCCTCCAGATCATCCTTCTGTTCCAGCAGGGATAAGTCAAGGTCCAGGTAGTGTCCAGAGGGTGAGACCTGCAGCGTGCAGTCctccagctggggatgcagaCAGCAAGGCTGAGTGCCCATGCCCACCACAGCCCTACAGGCtcccagagcattcccaggTCACCCTCCCACTCACACCAAACTCAGTTGGCAGACGCATCCTGCAGTGGGGTGGCATGTCCCACCTGTCCGCAGccactggctctgcagggagatgTCCCAGCACCTTCTGCCTCAGCCTGGCGCTGATTGTGGAGAAACAtggagccccaggcaggaaAAGGTTGAGTGAGGGCAGTCCTGCCAGCATTGAGCTCCTTGGCAATCCCTGGGTGGGAACCATGGCAAGAGGTTGATTggctccctggggctccccCTTAGTCAGCAGGggctcagctggggcaggatccatctcctcccagagctggcaaattgcccctgcctgcagggactgGGTCTGAGGGAACTGTTGGGCACCCAGCCCAGACAGGGACCCCCCAAAGCAGTGCAAATCTCTGGGATGTGCCCTGGCTGACACACCCTCTGACTCAGCCCAGAGCCACGTGGCATCTTCCATCAGAATTGGATAAGCACAGCCCTGAGACAAGGCTGGGGCAAGGGGCACCTTCCCAGAAAATCCATGCACAGCACCCATGGTGCACGGCACCCACAAAGTCCTGAGGTaccctggagccagcagcaccccacagcacccagccaggTCTTCTGGGACACGGCAATTCACCCTCAAGGCAtgagcagaagcagagggagggcagtgccagcaccctgcCTCCCCTGCACATCTGGATCTGTTCCTAAAGCACTTGCAACTCCCCTGCCCCACCCTCTCCCTGCTCAACCATCTCCAAGGAACACAtctgcagggcaggaactgAGGACTGGGGATAAAACCCCATTATTAAAGCTGCTCTTGTGCAAACAAAAGCAGCAATCGGGGAGAGAAGTGGGGATCCATCAGCCATCTAAAACCCCACCTCAATTTCAACCCCAAATTGCAAAAGCTCCAAGCACAGTCCTGTGGCTGAGGAGCTCAGATGGGAACAGTCACAGCTTCTCTACCTTTCCCATCAATGCCTTTCCCCACTGTGGCCCTGGAGATCCCACTGCAATATTGGGTATGCCTCCTGTGTCTCACTGGGATTCTTTTCCATAACATTCCCATCTCCTTGCATCCCAGCATTGGGCACAAGCTCACACATATGAATTCACTGTGAGTGTGACTTTAATACCACAGGGTAAAGTCAAATGACACATTAATTGAAGTAGTTAACATGGGCAATTTGGCAGGGCACTGTTGTTGGGTTGGACATTGCTGGCCACGCCAGCCAGCCATGGCAATGTGCAGCAAACACAGGCTTGGCAAACACAGCACCTGGCACTGGGCAGGTactcctggctgccagctctgccttcacAGCGTCAGTCCCTAACAATGACCCCACACAGGGTTTGCTCACTGGGGAATGCTTCAATCCCTCCACTGGGACAGGCtgtcctgcatccctgcatcgaCCTGGACATCCCTGCATCCACCCAGCCAATTCCTGCGTACTCCTGGGCATCCTCCCAGACATCTCTGTATCCTCCTGGCCAACCCCTGCATCGCCACTGGCACCTCTGCCAGCCTCCTGGGCATCCCTCAGGCATCCCTGTATCCACCTAGGCACTCTAAGTCAGCAAAGAGCAAATCACCCTCAGAACAAAAGCCTTGCCTTCTCtgggctgccacagccccagcaagCCAGAGTtaacattcccagctcctctggggctgctgaCATGTCCCAGCTGTGGGGGGAGGCCAAGCCCCTGGGACCTGACCCTGTGTATTTCCCGTGTGAGCTTGGCAACGTTTCCCACTAgggatgctccaagccctgggCCCTGGCTTGGCTGTGGcctccctggggatggggagaggccatcccaggctcctgcagccctgccaaaaATCCCGGGCAGCACTTCCAcaccaaggagcagcagctgccccagggccagGGGTTATTCAGACAGGGGGTTTATACCCTGTAGGATCAAGCTGAGGTCTCAGTGTCATGGTGCTGGGGGCAGCAAGTTGGGGTCACAGGTTACTgacagctcccagtgcagggtGGCTCTGGTTCATCTGTCTCCTGCCTGGTAAACCATTACAAAATGAACCAGACTTTGAGGGCAATGGGGACTTGaaggcaaagcagagctgggagaggagagtATCCCACGCTCACACATGCAGCCCGTGGCTCCTGGGAGTCCCAGCCACCCTGCAGCAGGATGGATGCCCTTCATCCATTCACAGGGAGGTTCTGGGGTCTTGCTGAGGACATGATGCTCGTGCCAACCCTGATGTAGAACAAGGATCCACAACCTGGAAAAGGATTCTGTCTGTGttgaatgccccatccctggaagtgttcaaggccagggtGGATGGGACTTGGAACAAGAGCTCTaatggaaggtgttcctgcccatggcagtggcatggaacaagatgatccctttaaggtcccttcaaatcCAAACTGTTCCAGGATTCAATGGGACTGTGATGGAAACCTCCTCACCTCCAATATGGAGACATTGTCCATGCACAGACGAACTCACAccacccagcacagcatcacATTTTCCTGCTCACCCCTATCGCAGCATCCCCACATGCTCCAAGGCCAGGCAACAAATATCCTCTTTATctgtcagcaaaggaaacaCTTTTACCACTTTTACCCCCTTTCTAACACTTTCTTTTTGCACAATTTCTCAGCATCGCTGCAGCTCTTCTAGAAAGGCTGTGGGGAAACTAcaggaaaaatatattatttaaatatagtAGGCAGCAGTTAAACACAAGGCACTGACATGTCAGAAAGAACAtcatcagctgctgctcttcctcccaAAACACACAGGGGGGCTGATGGTTTGTAGAGTTACACGAGCCACAGGACCcaccccaaccccaaccccagcCAAGTGCATTCACCACAATTTAGTTGCAGGGTTAAGAGGGGTGTCCTTTGCCAGGACACTCAGGTGCTTGTCCACTCCTGCATGATGGATGGCAGCAAGTGGATGAGAACACTGCCACTGCCTTATCATGGGGGCAGGAAATAATACCCAGGCCAGGAGGGATCTCTGGAGGTCACCCAGAGTCAGCCCAGAAGTGCCAACTTTCTTCCCTCTGGAAGCTCCTCCAGCTGGGCTCATTGCTCATTAACAGATCTCCTGCTGTTTATCAGCAGACCTGTGGCAGTGGGAGGAGCCCAGTCCCAGGCAGCAGTTGGTGTCCTGGAAAAGCCGTGGCATgagtgcctggctgcagctcccttccTGGGATCCATGCAGGGATGGTGTTGGGAGCTGgggagtgctgggagctgctgagcaccAACACTCAGTGCTGCTGACCCCTCCTCACCGCTTTCCTACCATCCAGGGGTGAAGTGGGGCAAAGACCCTCACCAAAGCCCTCCTCAAGCCTGTTAGGAAACAGAGGGCaacagggctgtgggatggggattgcTCACTTCACACACAGAGATTGCCCCACCGGCACCTCTGTTGAGTACAAGAGCTCTCAGCAAGTTTATGGCACTGAGGCCAGCGAACTGTTTGCTCTTCCCAGATTTCCgggggaggaaggagaatgCAAAACTCTAGCCTGATGCGTTTTGCAATTGTTTGGAAAAATCCCCAGATTCAGAGGTGAGATAGTGCTCAAGGGAGCCGCAGGAGCATTTGGGGACTTAAAGGACAGCCAAAAAACCTGCCCTGTCAAAACCTGCCTGCAGAGGTTCAGAGAATGGCCACGCCCTGCCCAAGCATCACCCAAGGGTACTAGAAAAATGCTGGAAAGTGGAGAAGATAGTATCAGCCTGGAGGCAAacaatgcagcagcagcaaacaaagCAGGAAGGTATTTCCAAGCAAACACACTTCCCGGAGAGCATGAAAAAGTCATCAGTGACAGGTCCTGTTCAGGGAGAGGAAGCACCAAGGGTGTCATGGGGCAGGACAGGCTATTCAAGGCATTGATGCTTGCACCAGAAACCTCTTGCTCATCATCTCTAAgctgttcccagcacagggagctgctttgCTGGGCCCAGCAAGGGTagggctcagctgctctgccatggcagcTCATCCCCTGGGTGCCAGCAGCTCAATCTTCCTCCAACTATGAGGGtaccccagcccagctccctcctggctgctgaatcctcttccagtgctctgcaggtCCAGGCATGCTGCCCAGCAGGACAAACCTGGCACCAGGCATTCCCAGTTGAATTTTTTTACAGCCAGTTCCTTGGGAAAAATCCGACTGTTCATTTACTAATTTTAGGGCGGTGACTAATGGAGCTGAGTGCTACCTGGCACAAAAGGCACCAGGGGAGGCTTTGGCTGGTCATGCCAGGGGAACAACATCTGCATGGCTCCAAGGGTGCCAGCTCTGAATTTCAACTGAGCTGGGTGGCTTGAGAGACTGACCTCATTCCACAGGCTGTAAATCCCAGTGCAGGAGGCTCCTAATGAACACATTTGCTCATGCAAACCCCAGCCAGCATCCCAGCTTGTCAGGTGGGACATTCTGCAGCCCTTGCTGCCTCAGAGAGCACTGTGTGATAAAGGCATCATGGTTTATAATCTATATAATCCAGAAATCTGGTTTATAAACCCAGAACAGGATCCAGGCGGTTCACCTGTGATTTCACCAAGAGTCATGGGATGATATGAGGAAactatgggaaaaaaatatccagaGCTTGGATTAGGTAGAGAACAGAGCCTGAAAGCCCAGGATCAACACCCTTCTGCTGGGCACAGGACCTCCTTGCAACGCTCCCGCCCTCGGGAACGCAGTGtccagtgtcccctccccctgccccgtGCCACCATGGCAGCACTCCGGGCTGGCGATCCCGTTacagccagctcctgcccagggagcacagcacaCGCATGAAATTTGAGTTTGCTCCATTCGTCATGTCTCCAGGCTGTTTGTTCCCAAACAAACTCCCTTTAGTCACCGCCTAAAAATCCCATGACGGCGACATGAGACGCTGCTTCTTTGctccaagaaaaatgaaaaggggaATAAacgggaggggtttttttttggtgcaggCAAAGGTCTCGAAGTGATCCCCTCTCCCCTGGAAGGCCAGCAAGCTCAGTGTCGGGCACACCGAGCTGAATTTCCCCCTCCTGTCGCTCCATCTCTCTGCTCtagctctgagcagagctcccCCCAGCCAGCCGGGgctcctgcctcccttccctgcactCC includes the following:
- the FHOD1 gene encoding FH1/FH2 domain-containing protein 1 isoform X2, coding for MAVVEAAEATVPCRVQYLEDADPFAFGSFPEPRRAPVYAVEEALALGAQLPALHRLVGAPLPLEDCTLQVSPSGHYLDLDLSLLEQKDDLEGFYEEVRKGRRPTLILRTQLSVRVHAIIEKLYNSRGPELRRSLFSLKQLFQEDKDLVPEFVNLEGLTCLIKVGTEADQNYQNYILRALSQIMLFVDGMQGVINHNETVQWLYTLSGSPFRLVVKMALKLLLVFVEYTEPNALLLIRAVNAVDQARGACPWSNLMAILEQRNGADTELLVFTMTLINKTLAALPDQDTFYDVTDCLEQQGMEQVVQQYLGSKGTDLDLKQQFTIYESALKLEDDVEEPPSGGRKERRRTDEGRRGWRSQGGSQDPSADAQPLLGSPDTPKEPPAEDTLPIPAPSSPAQPCPASIYNSTSSVRLALASSPAEKEQPPGPGERSVYKARFLENLAAAQKEKISSMAKGRLDVLSDTTLEHPTALAWERDHGTCDPGMEPPSIRSCLARSDITDSCSTISSDTKFMLDMLYAKGSSESGREKVFHEIPLSPQIQGEVEMDTKGSSSQEQESARPRGRAPDGPVASAHAKLVRAMSSIDDETHTQKLESTGMMPIKKETELTWERLETIPVQLKIKDMDFTDLGEEEDFDILDTGQMTNGSFLHPGIEAMSAGTFMAPPPPPPLPGCPPPPPPALPGCPPPPPPPPAIPGCPPPPPPPPAVPGCPPPPGLPGPSTTDGPSEAKKKRTVKLFWKELKQLDGTVGTGRFGQGTLWASLQNVEVNTAKLEHLFESRSKEAPTSKKAIDGKKVVVVLDPKRSNAINIGLTVLPPVHIIKTAVLNFDEFAVSKEGIEKILTMVPTEEEKQKIQEAQLANPDVPLGSAEQFLLSLSSISDLTARLQLWAFKLDYESLEQEIAEPLFDLKVGMEQLARNHTFKCILATLLATGNFLNGSQSRGFELGYLEKVSEVKDTVHRQSLLYHLCQMVVEKFPETTDLYSEIASITRSAKSWPTAWCSWSGGAGPPGTT
- the FHOD1 gene encoding FH1/FH2 domain-containing protein 1 isoform X1, coding for MAVVEAAEATVPCRVQYLEDADPFAFGSFPEPRRAPVYAVEEALALGAQLPALHRLVGAPLPLEDCTLQVSPSGHYLDLDLSLLEQKDDLEGFYEEVRKGRRPTLILRTQLSVRVHAIIEKLYNSRGPELRRSLFSLKQLFQEDKDLVPEFVNLEGLTCLIKVGTEADQNYQNYILRALSQIMLFVDGMQGVINHNETVQWLYTLSGSPFRLVVKMALKLLLVFVEYTEPNALLLIRAVNAVDQARGACPWSNLMAILEQRNGADTELLVFTMTLINKTLAALPDQDTFYDVTDCLEQQGMEQVVQQYLGSKGTDLDLKQQFTIYESALKLEDDVEEPPSGGRKERRRTDEGRRGWRSQGGSQDPSADAQPLLGSPDTPKEPPAEDTLPIPAPSSPAQPCPASIYNSTSSVRLALASSPAEKEQPPGPGERSVYKARFLENLAAAQKEKISSMAKGRLDVLSDTTLEHPTALAWERDHGTCDPGMEPPSIRSCLARSDITDSCSTISSDTKFMLDMLYAKGSSESGREKVFHEIPLSPQIQGEVEMDTKGSSSQEQESARPRGRAPDGPVASAHAKLVRAMSSIDDETHTQKLESTGMMPIKKETELTWERLETIPVQLKIKDMDFTDLGEEEDFDILDTGQMTNGSFLHPGIEAMSAGTFMAPPPPPPLPGCPPPPPPALPGCPPPPPPPPAIPGCPPPPPPPPAVPGCPPPPGLPGPSTTDGPSEAKKKRTVKLFWKELKQLDGTVGTGRFGQGTLWASLQNVEVNTAKLEHLFESRSKEAPTSKKAIDGKKVVVVLDPKRSNAINIGLTVLPPVHIIKTAVLNFDEFAVSKEGIEKILTMVPTEEEKQKIQEAQLANPDVPLGSAEQFLLSLSSISDLTARLQLWAFKLDYESLEQEIAEPLFDLKVGMEQLARNHTFKCILATLLATGNFLNGSQSRGFELGYLEKVSEVKDTVHRQSLLYHLCQMVVEKFPETTDLYSEIASITRSAKIDFEELANSLVQLERRCRASWHNLKVIAKHETKPVLKTKLTEFLKDSTQRIIVLKVVHRRVLNRFHSFLLYLGYPASAVRDVKVTSICKLLQEFALEYRTCRERVLQQQKKRAAHRERNKTRGRLITETEKFSGIAEAVLPPAVVSSSPREQMEAGHESMKIVLTSPTDIPARRSRASQGTGHGTPTQGSPAQEDVPSSPDDASDEIMDQLVKSVTHNPNPRPCPNKERRRSRGNRKSLRRTLKSGLTDELVQALGLGQAPGMEV